Genomic window (uncultured Hyphomonas sp.):
GAAGATCTGCTCTTTGACTTCGCGCTTCTCGGTCGCCGCTTCGATCACGAGGTCATCATTCTCGTGCGCCTTGATCGAGGTGGAGGTGGAGATGCGGGCCAGTGCCGTCTTCATCTCGTCCAGGCTGAACTGTTCGCGCGAGACCTGGCGCGCCATGTTCTTCTCGATGGAGTCCATGCCGTGTTTCAGGGCGTCTTCAGAGATGTCCGTCATCACGACGTCATAGCCGGCAAGGGCGCTGACATGCGCGATTCCGTTGCCCATCTGGCCTGCGCCAATCACGCCGATCGTCTGAAGGTTGGTCATACGGTTGTGCCCTGAATCTCGTTGCAAGCCTTGTGACATAACCTGTTTGTGCGGTGCGTCAAAGATCAAGTGAACACATCAGGCCGGGGCAGGGCACAGCAGCCGATTGGGGCCGGTCTGTTGTTTCAGGACAACAAAAAGCCCGGCACAGGCCGGGCTTTTCGCGTCATTGGGGTATGCGGTTCGCCTAGAGCGCGCCGGTCAGTTCCGGAACGGCGACGAACAGGTCTGCGACCAGGCCATAATCGGCGACCTGGAAGATCGGGGCTTCCTCATCCTTGTTGATGGCGACGATGACTTTGGAGTCCTTCATGCCTGCAAGGTGCTGGATGGCGCCGGAGATGCCGATGGCAATGTAGAGTTCCGGCGCGACGATCTTGCCGGTCTGGCCGACCTGATAGTCGTTCGGTGCGTAGCCGGCGTCCACAGCGGCACGCGATGCGCCCACAGCTGCGCCGAGCTTGTCGGCGAGCGGGAACATGAGTTCCTGGAACTTCTCGGCAGAGCCAAGGGCACGGCCGCCGGAGACGACGCGCTTGGCGCCGGCAAGTTCCGGGCGGTCCGACTTGACCATTTCTTCCGACACGAATTCCGACTTGAACGGGCCTGCCGGGGCATCGACCGTCTCGACCGAAGCCGAGCCGTCATTGCCGGCTGCGTCGAAAGACGTGCCGCGCACGGTGATGACTTTCTTGGCGTCGGAAGATTTGACGGTCATGATGGCGTTGCCAGCATAGATCGGGCGCTCGAAGGTTTCGGCATCGATCACCGCGGTGATCTCGGAGATCTGCATCACGTCGAGTTTGGCAGCGATGCGCGGAGCGATGTTCTTGCCTGTGGTGGTCGCAGCGATGAAGACGGCGTCATAATTCGCCATCAGCGGCACAACGAGGGCTTCCATGGCTTCGGCCGTCTGCTTGCGCAGCGTCTCGCCTTCAGCCTGGAGCACCTTGCGGACACCTGAGACCTTGGCGGCTTCCGGCGCCACGGCAGCGGCGTTCTCACCAGCGACCAGCAGGTCAACGTCGCCCCCGAACTTGGCAGCAGCGGTTACGACCTTGTGGGTCGCGTCCGACAGGCCGCCATGATGATGTTCTGCAATAACGAGCACGGCCATATCAGATGACTCCTGCGGTTTTCAGTTTCGACACGAGGGTGGCGACATCCTCGACCTTTTCACCCGCCTGGCGCACCGGCGGTTCGGTCACTTGGACGACGGTCAGGCGCGGCGAGATGTCGACGCCATAGTCCGCCGGGGCTTTCTCGTCGATCGGCTTCTTCTTTGCCTTCATGATGTTCGGCAGGGAAGCGTAGCGCGGCTCGTTGAGGCGCAGGTCAACCGTGACAACGGCCGGCAGGGCCAGTTTCACGGTCTGAAGGCCGCCGTCGACTTCGCGGGTGACGGTCAGCGCATCGCCGTCCTTCTCCAGCTTGTAGGCGAACGTGCCCTGCGGCCAGTCCAGCAGCGCGGCCAGCATCTGGCCGGTCTGGTTGGAATCGTCGTCGATGGCCTGCTTGCCGACGACCACGAGGTCCGGCTTCTCTTCCTCGACCACTTTGGCCAGCAGCTTGGCAACGCCCAGCGGCTCAACCGTTTCATCGGTCTTGATCAGGATGCCGCGGTCACCGCCCATGGCGAGGGCCGTCCGGATGGTTTCCTGTGCCTGTTGCGGGCCGATGGAAACAATGACGACTTCCGTTGCGGTGCCGGCCTCTTTCAGACGGACAGCCTCTTCGACGGAGATTTCGTCGAACGGGTTCATCGACATTTTGACATTGGCGAGATCGACCCCGGTCTTGTCCGGCTTGACGCGGACTTTCACGTTGTAATCGATCACGCGTTTGACGGGCACGAGGACCTTCATGAGCTGCGCTCCACACGTTTCGAGAGATTGGACTTAAATAGCTGGGCGTTGCCTACAGGCACTGAAAAGCTTTCGCAAGTTTGACGTTGACGTAAGTGTCAAATTGGCGCGCAAAAAATAAGTGACTTCTGGCCTTCAGCGGTGCGATTCCTGCAATATGATACCCCAATGACGCGATCCGGACTGCTCCTGAGCCTATTTTTTGCCTCTGCGCCGCCCCTGGTCGCGGCCGCAGAAGGGATCGTGCCACTCGATTCCGGCCTCTACGCCGTCACCACCGAAATCGAGACCAGCCTGCAGGATCCGGGGACGGGAACGCTGCTGGACACCTGGACAGACCCCTTTGGCGGCGCGGCCTGCCTGGAAGGGGAGGAAGCGCGCCGGATCCGCCCGGACACGTTTATCGACCCGCGCTGCCATGTCTCGGATGTGCGGGCAGATCCCTATGGCGAGGCATTTGACGTGCTCTGCGTCTTTCCGGAGGGGCTGATGAGCGGTGCCGGAACCCTTTCCGTGGATCCGACGCGGCCGACGGAGTTCCTGCAGCGGTTTTCCCTGCGCAGTCCCGGCCCGGTCGAGAACCAGCGGGTGACCATAAGAGGGCGTCTCGTCGGCGCCTGCCTGCCGGAAGACCTGGCCGCCGGCCCATAGCACAGCGACTAGGTAGATTCCGCAATTGGCAATTCCTCTGGCCGATATGACATGCCAGTAAGAGACTGCACTCAACCGGAGGACACCCATGTCGCACACGCCCCACGAACTGACCGAAGAATTCCCGGATCTCGCCGACAAGATCCACGCGCTGAAAACCAGCGATGCGCACTTTGCGAAGCTGGCTGATGAATATCATGAGCTGAACCGCCAGATTCACCGCATTGAAACCGATGTCGAACCGGCCAGCGACGAGCACCAGACCGAGCTGCGCAAACAGCGCATGGCGCTTAAGGATGAGCTCTACAACATGCTCAAGGCGTAAGCCTTTTCCGGCAAAGGCCAGGGGGCACCGGCTTTAGGTAGAATCCCGAATGGGCTTGTCTGTCCCCGTCTGCCAGATTTGGCGGGAAGACGGATGCAGCTGACCCGGGAGGACGAGCCCGATGACACACTTGCCCCTTGGCCTTGCCGGCGACTTTCCGGATTCCGTTGGCCGTATCTTCGAACTGGAGGCGGAAGAGGGGGACTTCGTCCAGCTGGCCGAAGCCTATGAAGCCATCACGCAGGAACTTCAGGAAATCGAATGCGGTGTAGAGCCGGCCTGCCATGCCTATGTGGCCCAGCTTCGCCGCCAGCGTGATGCCCTCCGCGAGACCCTGTTTGCCCGTCTGAGCGCCTGAGCCCGCCCGTTCCGGTTCAGCGCCACAGTTTCGGCTGGGCCTCTTTCACCGTATCGCGGCAGCCCGCGTCCCATGGATAAAGCCCGTCCAGCAGGCCCGGCCAGACGATCTGGACCAGCGCCGGATGCCCGCCATGGCCATTGCGGGCCCAGAGCCAATCGGCCAGCACGGCATATTTTTCGAACGCATCCTCATGCGAGACCTTGCGGGCGACGCAGTCGAAATCCTCGTGCAGGCCTTTCCAGACCTGGTTGTCTTCAAGTTTCCGGCCCGCTTTGATCTTGTCGTAAACGCCTGCCAGCATGTCATACATCACGTCCCGGTGCAGGCCGAAGACAATGAATTCCGGTGCGTCGAGGGTCTGCGAGAAACCGACCGAATAGGTGTAGTTCGGCTCCACAAGCTCCGGATCGTAACGATGCACGGCATACCAGCCATGGGCCTCGATGCTGCCCAGGATCCGCTTCTCTTCTTCGATCACGATACCGCCCGCCATGGGGGAATGACGCGCTGTGCCGGGCCTGCGGTCAAGGCGTATCTCTTCAGATGACGGAGATTTAAGCATGACAGGAAGTTCATGCGTGCGGGGCAGGGGGGGGCTCCAGCACGTGCGGCCGGACTGGCGGGTGCCATCCGGTGGGGGATTTGAATTGCACGTCTGCTTCCGCAGATGCCTGCCTTCGCAGGGGTCGGCGGAAAGTGGGGCGGTTCAGGGCGGACCCCGCACGTGCAGCCCATGATCATACCGGACTATGCCATGATTATAGATGACCAAGCCGGACTTAACCGGATCATGACGGACTATAACGGACTTCGCCAAACCAGCGCGCACGCAAACGGGCACATCGCTGCCAAGGGCAGGATGGTTCCATGCCGCGACGCGCGGTGCTTCATATGTATAGAGATCATCGGGTGGCGGGGCATCGGCCAGGCAGACGAGCCGGATATTGCCGAAGCAATCGACCGCCATCAACGCTTCACGCCCGGTGCGCGTATGCCAGCGGGCGACGCGCACCAGGTTCCACACCAGCCAGGGCCAGAACAGTGGCCAGACATGGTTGAAGTAGCGTTGAAGGTCAGGATGCATGCCCACAAAGATGGGGGCGGATGCTATCAGACGAACTCAGATCGCTCGCCCCGTGTCATACTGGAAAACGCAAAGCTTTTATCCGGGACCCAGAAACACTGCTGCCACGCCGCAACTGGGTCCCGGATAAGCCCTGCGGGCTTTCCGCGACGACGGGTGGCGGGTGTGGGAGAGAGGATGGCGTGTCCGCCTGCGGCATTGAAAATCCCGCTTGCGGGCCCGGCCGTTCGGACGTAAATCCGCGCCGCCGCCGACCGCTGCGACAGGCACAAACGGGCGGCCGGAGCCTACTGCACCCTACATGTCCGATCCGTCGTTTGACTGTGTGTCCTGCGGCGCCTGCTGTTTCAGCAGGAACCCGCGCTATCTGCAGCTCTTGCCCTGGGACACCGCCCGTAGCCTGCCGCCCGAGAGTCTCTTCACCGAAAGCGGGCGCACCTATGTAAAGTTCGAGGGCGGTCATTGTGTTCATCTGGACCCGTCGAACGGCAAGGCCGCCTGCCAGGCCTATGAAGACCGTCCCGAGGCCTGCCGCGCCTTCCGGGCGGGCAGCTTCGAATGTGTGAAGGCGCGCCGCGCCAATGGCATCATGGGGGAGAAGGTCCACGGCCCGGTCAACACACCCGCTTGACGGCGCTCCCTGGGGCTCGCATTGAAACGTCTGGAATTTATTGCTCCGGGGGACATTTCATGACGCGTGCTTTTCTCTGTGCCTGCCTGTTGGCGGGCCTGTTTTCAGGACCAGCCCTGGCACAGGAGGATTATACTTCTCCGCTGGCGGGCATCAAATCGATCGACGATCTGGTCAATGGCGCAGGCGCCCCGGAGGACACAGACGAAGATGACGATGTCTTTGACGGCCTCAGGTTCGATGATGCCGTGTCCGATGGCGCACAGCAGCGTGCCGCCGCACTGGTGGAGGAGGCGGGTTGGGTCTGTGATGCCTGGCCGATGGCAGGCGGGGACCCGATGCGCACGCAGATGTTCGCCGCCTTCATGGACAATGGCGACCTGTTCATTCGCGAAGAAAATTTCGCGTCGCTCGATGGCCAGACACTCCAGGTGACCATCGAATACACTGCCGATGTCGTGACTGATGAGACGGACACGGAGGTTACCGTCGGCACCAAGTCCAGTAAGGTAACGGGCGTGACGGGCCTGCCGGAGGGGGTGTCGCTGAACGACCCGGGGCCGGTGGAACTGAAGCTTCAGGTCGTGCCCGCCGACAACCCGATGGACGGTTACGTCATCCAGGGCTTTTCCGAAGCTGGCGGGGAAACCTCCATGCTCACCTGCGTCCCGGGGGAGTAGGGCTCTTTAATCGGTGAAGCACACTTCCGTGCCGTCGCCCTGATCAAAGCAGTCGCGGCGGTTTGAAGCGACGGATCATGATCTAGTTCCTCGACGGATAAATGCCCTGCGCCACCACGCATTGTTTCAGGGCGATATAAGGCAGCGGGTCACCGCTGGCGGGCCTGGCA
Coding sequences:
- a CDS encoding DUF4262 domain-containing protein is translated as MLKSPSSEEIRLDRRPGTARHSPMAGGIVIEEEKRILGSIEAHGWYAVHRYDPELVEPNYTYSVGFSQTLDAPEFIVFGLHRDVMYDMLAGVYDKIKAGRKLEDNQVWKGLHEDFDCVARKVSHEDAFEKYAVLADWLWARNGHGGHPALVQIVWPGLLDGLYPWDAGCRDTVKEAQPKLWR
- a CDS encoding YkgJ family cysteine cluster protein — translated: MSDPSFDCVSCGACCFSRNPRYLQLLPWDTARSLPPESLFTESGRTYVKFEGGHCVHLDPSNGKAACQAYEDRPEACRAFRAGSFECVKARRANGIMGEKVHGPVNTPA
- a CDS encoding electron transfer flavoprotein subunit beta/FixA family protein codes for the protein MKVLVPVKRVIDYNVKVRVKPDKTGVDLANVKMSMNPFDEISVEEAVRLKEAGTATEVVIVSIGPQQAQETIRTALAMGGDRGILIKTDETVEPLGVAKLLAKVVEEEKPDLVVVGKQAIDDDSNQTGQMLAALLDWPQGTFAYKLEKDGDALTVTREVDGGLQTVKLALPAVVTVDLRLNEPRYASLPNIMKAKKKPIDEKAPADYGVDISPRLTVVQVTEPPVRQAGEKVEDVATLVSKLKTAGVI
- a CDS encoding YdcH family protein gives rise to the protein MSHTPHELTEEFPDLADKIHALKTSDAHFAKLADEYHELNRQIHRIETDVEPASDEHQTELRKQRMALKDELYNMLKA
- a CDS encoding electron transfer flavoprotein subunit alpha/FixB family protein, with protein sequence MAVLVIAEHHHGGLSDATHKVVTAAAKFGGDVDLLVAGENAAAVAPEAAKVSGVRKVLQAEGETLRKQTAEAMEALVVPLMANYDAVFIAATTTGKNIAPRIAAKLDVMQISEITAVIDAETFERPIYAGNAIMTVKSSDAKKVITVRGTSFDAAGNDGSASVETVDAPAGPFKSEFVSEEMVKSDRPELAGAKRVVSGGRALGSAEKFQELMFPLADKLGAAVGASRAAVDAGYAPNDYQVGQTGKIVAPELYIAIGISGAIQHLAGMKDSKVIVAINKDEEAPIFQVADYGLVADLFVAVPELTGAL